From the Lathyrus oleraceus cultivar Zhongwan6 chromosome 3, CAAS_Psat_ZW6_1.0, whole genome shotgun sequence genome, the window cttataatatgcccaaaatcacttaagcccatggtaccttaccatatttcgtattctactcaagtacaccgtaccttacgatgttctataattcacttaagggcaccgtaccttacggtattccttagttactctatctctcatcaatccgtcctttgtgtgtgaccctataggttttcgtgacgttgacaattatattaaatcacgcatttaacataataaacagtgagcggtatctagcaacacatcactgctacccaagacacgaaaatgtcatgtgatctgacaaaaccttctgtgataatacttatatgtataattacccttttgcccttatgtctatattgaacacaaggcatagaccgtgtcatccttgtccagttcaatattgggcccatagacatttatcctgttacgcaggatgggcaaattccatctaggacactcatgtccctcagcatgcttcgtggagtacccatcaactatcattatggttatccagttacgaacaacgtttgatcagcaataaagcactcgactctacatctagggcccatagtggtttcaggtcgaagagtggtatacaccattatcaccatgagaataacttatgacactttgcataactttctatatagtattctcatagcgggtcaatccggtataaatattactcttaatattcatacctatgtttaagacttgataactctttatccatgatccatgagatgtgatcatcagtctacaaacataatagtcttaatgctttaatgttatcccacttcacaataaagctcgactacggatactttaagaatagtgtccttatgtttaatgtgctctcatgattaagtcacacttaatacattaaacgaactatctattccagggactttattaatcaaacataataaagaaaaagccttttaatattaataaataattcgatacaagtaccaaaagtatcggcctctagggcttacaccaacagtaaTTTAGTGTGCCTTGTTAGTAGACTCTGAATCAGTTAGCACTAAAGAAGTTTTCAAGAAGAAAGTGTTGCTGAAGGCCATGGAAGAAGAActtgaggctatagaaagaaacaagacttgaGAGTTAACTGAGCTTCCAAAGGAGAAGAAAACCATCAACGTTAGATGGGTTTTCAAGGTGAAGTTAAAGCCAGATAGATCAATTGGAAAACACAAAACAAGGTTATAGTAGCAAGAGTATTTCTACATAAACATGGATTAGATTACTTTAAAGTGTTTGCGCCTGTagctagacatgaaacaatcagattgGTGATTGTTATAGTTCCTAATAGAAATTGGCCTCTGATACACCTGGATgtgaaatctgcatttctgaatggtCAATTGCAAAAAGAGGTATACATGTAAAAACATTCTGGATTTATGAAAAAGAATCgggaagggatggtgtacaggTTACATAAAGCGTTGTATGGTCTGAAACAAActcctagagcttggaatctAAAAATTGATTAATTTTTCAAGCTCAAGGATTTGGAAAGTGTGATATGGAGTATGGAATTTATGTTCAACATACTTCTGAAAGTaatatgattctggtgtgtctctatgttgatgacatattgctgACATGAAGTTGTTCATATGAGATAATGAAGTTCAGAAAGGtgctgatgaatgagtttgagatgactgatctAAGAAATATGGTATATTTTCTAAGGATGAAGATTATGTACTCTAAGAAGGGTATCATTTTGCATCACCTGAAGTATGAACTTGAACTTCTAAAGATATTTGAGCTGATAAATTATAAGATTGCAATCACACCTGCTGAAACGAATCACAAGTTAGATTTTGATGTTGAGGGTGAGGATGTAGATTCTATAACTTTTAAACAGTTGGTTGGCTCATTGAGATCTTTATGTAACACCAGACCTAACATTTgttatgcagttggaatggtAAGTAGGTTTATGAATAAACCAAAATGGTCACGTTACCAAGCTGTTGTTAGGATTTTGAGGTATTTTAAGgggactctgaagtatggagtGTTATTCCCTTCTGGTGTTAAGTCTGAATAAAACTGATGTGCTATTCAGATcctgattggtgtggagacagagttgacagaagaagtacttATGGATATTTTTTCAAGTATTTAAGAGGTCATATCTCTTGGTTCTCCAAGAAGAAACCAATGGTTGCATTGTCAAGTTGTGAAATTGAGTACATTGTAGGTGCTTTGTCTGCGCGTCAATCTATTTGGCTTATGAATTTGTGGCAGGATCTAAAGATTATAGTGAGCAAGCCTGTGAAGCTGACGATTGACAACAAATCAGCCATAAGCCTTGCCAAAAATCTAGTACTACATGgaagaagcaagcatattgaCACGAAGTTTCATTTTCTAAGGAATCATGTCCAgaatggagtgctagaagttgTGCATTGTAGCACTCTGAAGTAACTTGCAGATGTGCTGACTAAAGCTGTGAAGACTGAACACTTTATCCACCTGAGGGATGGAATTGATGTTGTAGAGTTTAGTTAtctgaatatgaattaaggggTGGAATTAGAAGTAATCCATATTCAGAAGTAATATTGTTAATCAGAAGTAGAAGCTTATGATGTGGCAGTTCCAGAAGCGGTTTTTAGCTTTTAGTTGTAATATTAGTTTTGTTAAGCTTAACCTAGCTAGTGTAAGTTAGCATTTTGCCTAAGTGATATTTTTTGTTTATGTATATAAACCAAACGTGTAACATAATTGTGCATCAACAGTAACTACAAATATCTTCAGATGATCTTggtgaaggagaagagcgatccaaaacgcagcggaattaaaaatttctcctttagtgatccttacgaatgggcatgatcagtgatagaatcgttacctcttgtggagattgtaacctttgatgcagatctacggagcgatcatgaacgttgaacgatgacaacgcctctactcagtccacacgaacggaatccttcaatctcagtgctagctgctacgaatgaaggctttgagtgagagagagagagagaaataaaaTTGCAATTGCataaatgcttctacacaagggttctatttatagaaccacttgtgtgggctacaagctaaaaaaGTCCACTCAAGTGTATctggcccatatcttataatatgccaaaatcacttaagcgcgtggtactttaccatatttcgtattctacttaagtacatcgtaccttacgatgttctacaattcacttaagtgcaccgtacattacggtattccttagttactctatctctcatcaatccgtccttttgtgtgtgaccctgtaggttttcgcggcattgacaattatattaaatcacgtatttaacataataaacagtgagcggtatctagcaacacatcactgctacccaagacactAAAATGTgatgtgatctgacaaatccttttgtgataatacttatatgtaaaattacccttttgcccttatgtctatattgaacacaaggcatacaccgtgtcatccttgtccagttcaatattgggaccatagacatttatcctgttacgcaggatgggaaaattccctataggtcactcatatcccttagcatgcttcatggagtacccatcatcTGTCTTTATGGTCgtccagttacggacaatgtttgatcaacaataaggtACTCGACCCTACAactagggtccatagtggtttcacgtcgaagggtggtatacaccgttatcaccatgagaataacttatgacactttgcataacattctatatagtattctcatagcgggtcaatccagtataaatattactcttaatattcatacctatgtttaagatttgataactcattatccatgatccatgagatgtgatcatcagtctatatacataatagtcttaatgctttaatgttatctcacttcacaataaagctcgactatggatactttaagaatattgtccttatgtttaacgtgatctcatgattaagtcacacttgatacattaaacgggctatctattctagggattttattagacaaacataataaagaaaaagccttttattattaataaataattcgatacaagtaccaaaagtattggcctctagggcttacaccaacacttgGTAGGAGATAATTCTAGTAGTTTTGACGATGACAACACCTAATTTCAAGTGGCATTCAATGGAGTTCCCGAAGATCTCTAGTCAAGAAACTTTTGATGATGGTGTATGTTAAAGAAGCTATATAAAGTCTTATTCGATAGAAGAAGTTAAGTTCCAGATGAAGTGTTGAATCAATTATGAATCTAGCAAGAGATCTTGAAACTTCAAGGACGTGAAAGAGAGTAAGTGTAAAAACTCGCATTTTCCTATGTCTAGTGATCAATGTGTTGTAAAAGTATAAGAATATCATCTAAGTACTAAAGAAACTCTCTCACATACATACTCAAATGTTTTTGAAAgctcttttttttttttttaagataACACTTGGAAATATTTTATATGAGTACATAGTTGATTAATGGCCTGATTAAACCTTTAGGAGTATTTtttgttgagaatgtatcaagtgtgagtagtgtggataatagtcccacattgaTTGAAAATATagagacttgagcatttataagtgagagaatccactcacctatcaccttaaggttttgggtgaatatgtggtgtgtctctcacaaagatGTTGCTCTAAAggaagtctcacaatgttcaatgctccctacTGAAAAACTCCCCCAATTTTTTTACACTAGATACTCGATTAACGTACTATGATTAATCGATTAACTCTTTTGTAAGTCATCCTATTCATTTGCATAAGTTTTTAATAAATTAGTGACGGTGAATTTGAAAACCTTTCTTATTTGGTCTATTTAATTAATTAACCATAGATCATAATCGATTAGATGCATTAAATGTACATGTATCATTTTCCTTTTTGAGACATATTTTCTCCTATAAATAAAAGATTTCTCCTCATTCTAAAATACACTAGAATTCATTTTGTATTTCTTCTTTATGACTTTCTACTTCTGTTGCCTTAGTGCAATGCGAGTAAAAAATACATGTGATAGTTTGGTTGTACTTGTGTTCGTGCTTAAGTGTTCTTCATCAAGAGTGT encodes:
- the LOC127130099 gene encoding uncharacterized protein LOC127130099; its protein translation is MVYFLRMKIMYSKKGIILHHLKYELELLKIFELINYKIAITPAETNHKLDFDVEGEDVDSITFKQLVGSLRSLCNTRPNICYAVGMILIGVETELTEEVLMDIFSSALSARQSIWLMNLWQDLKIIVSKPVKLTIDNKSAISLAKNLVLHGRSKHIDTKFHFLRNHVQNGVLEVVHCSTLK